TGGAGCCCACTTCATGACGACCTCCCGCGTCACCATCAAGGACGTCGCCGCGCGCGCCGGGGTGTCCAAGGGGGCCGTGTCGCTCGCCTTCAACCACAAGCCGGGGCTGTCGGAGGCGACCCGGGACCGGATCTTCCGGGCCGCGCGGGAGCTGGGCTGGGAGCCGAACCTCACCGCACGGACGCTGGCCGGATCACGGGTGGACGTGGTGGGGCTCGCGGTCTGCCGGCCGGCCCGGCTGCTGGGGCTGGAGCCCTTCTACATGGAGTTCGTGTCGGGCGTGGAGAGCGTGCTGATCGAGCGGAACTGCTCGCTGCTGCTGCGCCTCGTGCGCAATGTGGAGGAGGAGGTCGGACTCCAGGAGGCGTGGTGGCGGGGCCGGCAGATCGGCGGCTCGATCCTGGTCGACTTCCGGGCGGACGATCCGCGGGTCGCCGCCGCCGAGCGGCTGGGGATGCCGGTGGTGGCCGTGGGGCATCCGTCGTTCACCGGCACGCTGACCTCCGTGTGGACCGACGACGCGACCGCCGTGACGGAGGCCGTGCGATATCTCGCGGCGCTCGGCCACCGGCGGATCGCCCGGGTGGGCGGCGCGGCGGCCCTCGGGCACACGGCCATGCGCACGGCCGCCTTCGACGAGGCGGCGCGGGCCCTGGAGCTCGCCGGGGCCTGGCAGGTCACCACCGACTACTCGGGCGAGGCGGGGGCACGGGCCACGAGGTCCCTGCTGACCGCCGCCCCGCCGGACCGGCCGACGGCGATCGTCTACGACAACGACATCATGGCCGTCGCCGGGCTGTCGGTCGCGGCGGAGATGGGCCTGCACGTTCCGCACGACGTCTCGCTGCTCGCCTGGGACGACTCCCAGCTGTGCCGGCTCACCCATCCCACGCTCTCCGCGATGAGCCACGACGTGCACGGATTCGGCGCGGAGGCGGCCCGTACGCTGTTCGGGGTGATCACCGGAGAGGGGCCCGGATCGCATCCGGTACCCACTCCGGTCCTGACCCCACGGGGTTCCACGGCCCCTCCCGGGATGTGACCTTCGCCGCTCCCGCCTCCAGGGGTGGGCAGTCACGTTACTCATAAGTAGCATGGGTCCTGAGCGCGCGCTCAGCGCATCGCAGCAGTGCAGATCCCGCATCTGGAGGAGAGCCATCGTGCCTCGTACCGTCAGGGACGTCGTCTTCGTCGACGGCGTCCGCACCCCGTTCGGCAAGGCGGGCCCGAAGGGCATCTACCACGAGACCCGCGCCGACGACCTCGTCGTGAAGGCGATCCGGGAGCTGCTGCGCCGCAACCCGGGTCTGGACCCGAAGAAGATCGACGAGGTCGCCATCGCCGCGACCACGCAGATCGGTGACCAGGGCCTGACCATCGGCCGCACCGCGGGCATCCTCGCCGGTCTGCCGCAGTCGGTACCCGGTTACTCCATCGACCGCATGTGCGCGGGCGCCCTGACCGCCGTGACGACGGTCGCCGGTTCGGTCGCCTTCGGTGCCTACGACATCGCCATCGCCGGTGGTGTCGAGCACATGGGCCGCCACCCCATGGGCGAGGGCGTGGACCCGAACCCGCGGTTCGTGAGCGAGAAGCTGGTCGACGAGTCCGCCCTGTTCATGGGCATGACCGCCGAGAACCTGCACGACCGGTACCCGACGATCACCAAGCAGCGCGCCGACGAGTACGCCGTGCGCTCCCAGGAGAAGGCCGCAAAGGCCTACGCCAACGGCAAGATCCAGGCCGACCTGGTGCCGATCTCGGTG
Above is a window of Streptomyces griseorubiginosus DNA encoding:
- a CDS encoding LacI family DNA-binding transcriptional regulator, producing the protein MTTSRVTIKDVAARAGVSKGAVSLAFNHKPGLSEATRDRIFRAARELGWEPNLTARTLAGSRVDVVGLAVCRPARLLGLEPFYMEFVSGVESVLIERNCSLLLRLVRNVEEEVGLQEAWWRGRQIGGSILVDFRADDPRVAAAERLGMPVVAVGHPSFTGTLTSVWTDDATAVTEAVRYLAALGHRRIARVGGAAALGHTAMRTAAFDEAARALELAGAWQVTTDYSGEAGARATRSLLTAAPPDRPTAIVYDNDIMAVAGLSVAAEMGLHVPHDVSLLAWDDSQLCRLTHPTLSAMSHDVHGFGAEAARTLFGVITGEGPGSHPVPTPVLTPRGSTAPPGM